AAACCCAGACAACTCTGTCTCAAACTATCAAATCTCCCATCTATGCTTCTAAGGAgtcattcatttttctataaatcATTTACTGTCTCCTAGACTGCCTACATCCTCCCTCTGCTATCCCTGGCAAAGTGGCATTACAAGATCTCAAATCTCACTGTCTTTCTGGgtgtttttttcttatgatgcCCATgctgaaataatattaaaaattaagaagtgTATATACATTTTCTGTTAATCTGCATGTTGTCGGTTTTTTGTCATTGACCTATGAAGTGTATATAGCTAAGAGAGTAGAGGGAAAGTCTTTGCTCCCCAACAGGTAAAAGATAAGGACAATGGGGCAATTCAAGAATAGAGAAATACACAGCATCAAGCAAATAtaccagaaagggaaaaaaatgtgtgtgtggatTTGGTGAAACTCTATAGTGCAGAGTtaccggggggcgggggggggaattatgaattaaagaaaagttggggcttccctggtagctcagaatgtaaagagtccacctgcaaagcaggagacctgggttccatcccagggtcgggaagatcccctggagaaggaaatggctacccactgcagtattcttgcctggagaattccttggacagaggaccgTGGCGGTCTATATactccaaggggtcgcaaagattcggacataaatgagcgaccaacacacacacgcacataaatACACAGTGGGTTGACTGCCCCTGTTTTCTGCGGAGACAGGGAAGGGGACGGTGTAAAGGGGCAGAGCGCTCCGGGTGGGCTTTGCTTGCAGAATAGCGCTTTCTGCAAAAGGATCCCTGGAGGGCAGCGCCTTCCAAACCATTCAGGCCCTCCGGCTCTCTTTTTGGGAGTCCAGGAGGAGGCGGGGCTTGTCGGAGGGGCGGATCCCGGGGGGTGGGGCAGAGTCGCTGGCAGCAGCTCTGTGGTACCCGGCAAGGGGCGGGGCCATGTTAGGGGTGGAACTGTGCCGGCTGTCGCCAATGTGCGTGCAGGCAAGGGGGCGGAGCTGTCCCTGGACAGCTCAGGCCTGGCCTTGGATGTGGCAGAGGCGGCAGTGGGAGACCACCCCCCGAGGGGAGACCGACGGTAGGGCGCGGCGAGGAGGGGCGGGGTGAGACTAGACTGCTGTATGCCGGGAGCTCCAGGCATCGGGTCCACCTGCCCGCCAGCTCGTGCTGTGGTCGGTACGCGGGGCCAGCGCCGGCCCGGGCCCATGGCGGCGTCGGGGGCTCTGTctgcggcggcggcagcagcggccCTGTCGGGCGTGGCAGTGCGGCTGGCACGCTCAGCCGCGATACGCGGCTCCTACGGCGCCTTCTGCAAGGGGCTCACGCGCACGTTGATCACCTTCTTCGACCTGGCCTGGCGTCTGCGCATGAACTTCCCCTATTTCTACATCGTGGCCTCGGTGATGCTCAACGTGCGCCTGCAAGTGAGGATCGAGTGAACGCCCACTACCACCTCCGTCCGGGAGCGACGGCAGGAGCATCGGCATAAAGGATCACGGGGCCGGGGGCCGCCGGGACGTGCCGGGGAAGGGGCGGCCCAGGCCCCTAAGCCCTAGACCTCCGCGGAAGACGCAGCCACCGAGCCTCGGCTCCGGCCAGCCACGTCGCGGCTGGTGACAAACTGCACAGAAAACTAGCAAAAAGGGCCCTTTCCGTCGAACTCGGGAAAATTATCTGAATGCAGCCGACCTATTGCCTCACTTTGGCCGAAGGGGGGAGCAGAAGGAAGAAATTCTTCATTAGAAACATGAATGACTGACCCTGACCGAAAAGGTAGGAGGCCAGAGATTGGACTTGCAGGCTGGAGGGAGGCTGTTGCCATGGCATCTACATATCCAGCCCCTGGGGGGCTTGGGGGAGGAAGGGACCCGTGGAAGCCAGCCTGGAAAGCTGCCAAGCCAAGAGCAGGCAAGGCAGGGTGCACACAGGCCCTCTGGACAACCTTGTCATATTTCCAACTTGGGGATGAGAGGCGGCTTCCTGGGCATCACCTCTGCCCACGGCCCCGGTAGTGTCACCTGAACACGGGGGAATGGAGGGAAATGGCCCTGGAGAGGCCCTGAGAAAGCCCTAGAAGAGAGCGGATGCTGGCCCCCTTGTCCTCCACCCCTCGAGAGGCAGCCTGGACGGATGGTTGTGTTCTTGGCCCAAGCCCAGGTCTGTCTCTTTCTCAGCCCTTCACAAGACTTCCTCCTGGCGGGTCTGTGGGACTGCTCTCTGCCTGCTCCTGCTGTCTCTCTTGCTCCTCTCCACCCTCCAAAGCTTTGCATCAGGGGACAGGGAAGAGTGGGAAAGACGTGTTCCTCCCAGTCCTGCCCCATCTCAGCCACGCTCCCTCCACCTCCTACCATGGCCTCCTGGTGCCACAGAATGCGCTGCTCCAGTCCTGGAGAGCCTCCAGCAGCCCCTGTGCCCCAAAGGATTTGGGAAAGTGGGAGTCTCCTTGAGTGGAGGGCAGCTGTCAGGCCGGGGTGGGAGAGCAGTTGGAGAAGAGGCTTGTAGGGTAGGCGACAACTGGGGAGACGGGGACATCTCTGGGTGAGGAGGCAACTCTCAAGTCCCCATGTTTTTCTTGCAGGAACTGGTGTTATAGAAGGTGAACCACCCCTTCTGCGGTCTTGTCCAGAGAGTCAAATCCCTGCCTGGGGCACCCCTGACCCTAGAGCTGCCTGGGGAGCAGCCAAGAGAAGGGCCTGACCACTCCCCTCCAGGAGAGGAAGGGCTTTCCAGGCAGAGAGCCTGAGGTGGGGGGAGTGACCTAGTGGTCAGGTTCTGGCATAGGGAAGGAAGTACAGAGCTAGAGACACTCTGGCAGAGCTCTGTTCTCCCCACCTGCCGGGCTCTGGGAAGGGAGACATTTGCCCTTGTCACATAGATCAGAAGTGGGGGAGCTGAACCTGCCTCCCAGCCTGCATTCCCCACCTGCCCCCCAGTCTCTGGGAGACCTGGCAcagtgggatgggggaagggagcaCAGGCTCCCAAGGGACCTAGAGAGAAAGGCCGGTGGCAGGGAAGGTGAGGTGTATGGCAAGTCACTGGGAAGAACCAGGGGACAGTCTAAGCTGAGATGGTCACAGGAGAGATGAGTCCCAGAACCCCCTGGGGAGCAAGGTCCTTACACACagacctccccaccccaaccgaAGCCCCACCCAAGGCTTAACCAGGGGTTCCTTGGTGTTGAGTGCCACAGGCCTCTCAGTTTGGGTGGGGGTGTCGGCTGGCTCCTGGGGCCGAGTGTAATAGGAGGGAAGGGATACAAGTGGGTGGGGTGGAGCTGAGACCCACGCATGACCCCATGTCTCTGTCTCCAGGCTGCCCCTCCTGCTAGGATCACACAGGAGCATCTGCTCTGGATGGGCCTGCAGCGGTCCTGGCTGTGCTGCTGACTGGTGCACCAGGAGCGGCACTGAGGGGAGCTGGGAGAGGCCCTGGCCCTCACCCACATCCCATATCCACATCTGCCCCCTCACTGATTGCTTGCGGTCCTGGTCCTCAGTTGCTGGGACTAAGAACCACAGCAGCCTGGTTGCCCCTGGGACAGAGGGGCTGAGCCTCACACCATGTGCCCTTCTCAGCCACCCAGGGCCCGGCTGAAGAGCTCTGCCTGCCTCACCCCGAAGCCTGAGGCTGCACCCAGGCTACCACATGCCCCCCGCAGATTCCCAGAGATGGAAGGGCGCTGATGGCTTCCTCCCTTGTGCCAAGTTGCCTGGAAACCCCTGGTCCTGGtggcccctcctccaccccaactGTGTCCCTCCAGGACCACTTCCGGGAGACTGCCAGCCTTTGGACTGCATCCCTGGAGTTCTGAGAGACTGTGACATGGGctgcaggggaggagaggagcagaGGACCAGGGGCCTCCTTGGGGCTGATGCGTAAATGTGCCCTTTTCAAGTTTGGATCTCACCCTCTGGGTGACTGGATCCCCAGCCGCAGCCTCTTCCTGGGCCAGCCTGAGAGGACCTGGGGAGGGCACTAGGGAGTGTCTTTACTTaatatgtgtgtgcctgtgtgtgaatGGGTGTGTGAGCGCACATGTTgagtgcatgtgtgagtgtgggATGTGTGTGGGCATGTATGTGCGAGTATGTATGCACATGCACGAGGGcttgagtgtgtgagtgtgtgaggggGTGTGTGGATGAGTGTGTGGGTATGAGTACAGATGCATGAATGCACAGATGTTTGTGTGTGAATGTGCggatgtgactgtgtgtgtgtgtgaatacatgTGTCAGCGTGCTTTTGTGAATGGGTGTATGTCTGTGCACAAGTTTGTGATTGCTTGTGTACACACAAGTGACTATGCGCTGCAGAGGGTGCAGAGCTGTTTAGCTGGTGTGCAGTGCAGGAcgggctccctgtccttcccGGGCTCGTGGCTCTGTTGGAGCTGCCTGGGCCCTGGGAGGCTGTTTCCCAAAGTGGATAAAGTATGTTGGAGATTCAGGGGCCCCGGGCTCAGAGACCCCTCGTCACCTTCAGAGAATCCCCGCTCCTTGTGGGGCTCTGGCTGGGGCTGTCCGCCCCCAAAGATGTTGGCCGTGGGAGGGGCGGGGATACGTCCTCAGCACGTGTTCCTGCCACTGCTCTTCTTACCGTTTTGATCTCGAGTCGTTCACTGCTTCTGCTCTCCCGTCTCTTCCTCATCTCCCGACTGGGCCCCTGCTGCTCTCTTTGCACTTTATTTGCAGTCTGGTTTTCAGGCAGTGGAGCTTACACACAATCACTGACTTGAATAAGACCACTGTTCCTTTTCTGTGTGTGATGAACTCTGCACCAGTCAGCGCAGTCTGGTCAGAGAAATGTTCTTGTTTCCAGTGTTGTCACATCTTGTGTCTGTCtaagttaataaaaaatattctttgaattgaataaaatgaaaactggaGGCCTCTTGTTTCTGGTGTGGTGCCCCCTTGGAGgaggggggctgggggtgagCTCACCCTACTCTGGTGGCCAGAAGCTGGGGTAGGGGAGCATCCTGAGGGCTATAAGTGGGTAGGGTCATGGCAGGGATGGTGGCCTGTTCAGAAGATGCTCTGAGACAGGACTTGACTTGGAGCGCTGCTCCCATGATGAGAAGTCAGCAGCACAGGCCTGGCCTAAGATGTAGCGAGTGTCCCAGTTTGTCCCATTCACAAACTATTTGAATAACCAGACAGCTAAgcgttttctttattttaaagcctgGTGTTAGAAAGCACTTAATTCAGTTGAACCCCAAGGATGGGCTGGGGTAGGTGAGGTGAAATGGGTCGTCTGCAGATCATTTTGTGTCACCCGGAGGCCCCTCTGCAGCAGCAGGTGGCAGGGACCCATCGCTTCCCTGGCAGCCAGGTCGGTGCCCAGTTTTGAAGATCAACGTTGGGGACCAGAGACCAGCTTCCCTTCCCTCCACCTTAGACTCAAGCTGTCCCATCACAGGGCCCGGGGTGGGGACTCCGAGACTGCTGCAGAGGGAAGGGGGGTGGTGttcagaggctgggggagggaggcctgCAGAGAAGCACAGCACCCACCTCAGAGGAAGGAAGGTAGGGCCCTCTTCTGCGCACAGAAACAGAAACGTCAGGTCGTGGGGTGGCTGAGACCTGTGCTTAAGCAGAGTCCCACGACAGGACCAAGGCTCTGAGCTACTGGCAGATCTTAAGGCCTGGCCCTGACATTCCCTGAGGGTCCTGTCACCCCACTGGAGGGACTCATTCTCTGCTCCCCATCCTCCCTGTCTGCCTCCTGACTCTGCCCACCCTTAGACCAGGATCCAGCTCAGGCCCCACCTCCACACCTGCACTCACCTACCCAGGCAGGGAGGAAGAGCACACAGCCTCCCCAGCCCTTATCTGGGCACCCTCGGCGCCCCCAAGAGATGATTGTCTGCTCTCCCTCCTTAGCCTCAGCCTCTGGTCTCAGCCAGACCTCTCCTGCTGTGTCTTTCCTGCCACCTCCTGCTCTGCTCCTTCACTTCCACCACCCTGAGCTAAGGGCTGACTCAGCATCTGGGCCCAGGCACAGCCTGTGGCTTCTGGTCCAGTGTTCTCGCTGCCTCTGGGTCTCCTTCTTGGCACCCATGATTTTCCTGGGCCTGAGGCTGCTTCTGAGCCTGCACCCTGCACCCCGTC
The nucleotide sequence above comes from Bos javanicus breed banteng chromosome X, ARS-OSU_banteng_1.0, whole genome shotgun sequence. Encoded proteins:
- the LOC133242322 gene encoding small integral membrane protein 10-like protein 2A, with the protein product MPGAPGIGSTCPPARAVVGTRGQRRPGPMAASGALSAAAAAAALSGVAVRLARSAAIRGSYGAFCKGLTRTLITFFDLAWRLRMNFPYFYIVASVMLNVRLQVRIE